The Apium graveolens cultivar Ventura chromosome 6, ASM990537v1, whole genome shotgun sequence genome contains a region encoding:
- the LOC141664029 gene encoding uncharacterized protein LOC141664029 yields MRKKLDTRFPAARIKKIMQADEDVGKIAMAVPVLVSKALELFLQDLCDRTYDITLQKGAKTVSSLHLKHCVQSYNVFDFLKEVVSKVPDYTHSEAGGDDANVTKRRKVTSEEANDSDEELKKNRMHEASHVSSSSKGRGRGRGRGRGRGRGSRSASDKEASQVEFDSESCNNNQSLVPAAPTGAVDDGTELKELTKDSININNGSNPALRNFDLNADLDENAVDKTPSEAPGSPVSAKPAVPKSEDEYPGWPLSEVDRIAIDPAHLVQLNSRMDDDDEDYDEEG; encoded by the exons ATGAGGAAGAAGCTCGATACTCGGTTCCCCGCG GCTCGtattaaaaaaattatgcaaGCTGATGAGGATGTTGGGAAGATTGCCATGGCAGTGCCCGTATTAGTTT CCAAAGCTTTGGAATTGTTTCTGCAAGACCTTTGTGATCGGACTTATGACATAACCCTTCAGAAGGGAGCAAAAACTGTTAGCTCATTGCACTT AAAACATTGTGTGCAAAGCTACAACGTATTTGATTTTCTGAAGGAAGTTGTCAGTAAGGTTCCTGATTACACACACTCTGAAGCTGGCGGTGATGATGCAAACGTAACAAAGAGAAG GAAAGTTACATCAGAAGAAGCCAATGATAGTGatgaagaattaaagaagaacAGGATG CATGAAGCGAGCCATGTGAGCAGCAGTAGCAAGGGAAGAGGCAGGGGAAGAGGAAGAGGCCGAGGTAGAGGCCGAGGCTCTCGATCAGCCTCAGATAAAGAGGCATCTCAAGTGGAGTTTGATTCTGAGTCCTGCAACAATAACCAGAGTTTGGTACCAGCAGCGCCAACTGGGGCTGTCGATGATGGCACAGAGTTAAAGGAGTTGACAAAAGATAGTATCAACATCAATAATGGTTCCAATCCAGCTTTGCGGAACTTTGACTTGAATGCTGATCTGGATGAAAATGCAGTAGATAAAACTCCGTCTGAGGCACCCGGCTCTCCGGTTTCTGCGAAGCCAGCAGTGCCTAAAAGCGAAGATGAGTATCCTGGATGGCCTCTTTCTGAGGTGGATAGGATAGCTATTGACCCTGCTCATCTTGTGCAGCTGAATTCAAGGATGGATGATGACGATGAAGATTATGACGAAGAAGGTTAA
- the LOC141664030 gene encoding protein MAINTENANCE OF PSII UNDER HIGH LIGHT 1: MASALSAANSCCYSSSSRVLLNNNNNNKYQKKNQNIVRCFRIRASADDQEDCNVEECAPDKEVGKVSMEWLAGEKTKVKGTFPPTKRERGWTGYVEKDTAGQTNIYSVEPAVYVAESVISSGTAGSSADGAENTAAVAAGFALIAVAAASSVLLQIGKNPPPQIQAADYSGPSLSYYANKLKPPEIVEASATAETEISTSAEPEVSTSTEPESSAPEVLDVQVAPADQENTAVEVPIGNQLDAPSLDSVIS; encoded by the exons ATGGCAAGTGCATTATCAGCAGCAAATAGTTGTTGCTATTCATCAAGCAGTAGGGTGTTgttgaacaacaacaacaacaacaaatatCAAAAGAAGAATCAAAATATAGTTAGATGCTTTAGAATAAGAGCTTCTGCTGATGATCAAGAGGATTGCAATGTTGAAGAATGTGCCCCTGACAAGGAG GTAGGAAAAGTGAGCATGGAATGGTTGGCCGGAGAAAAGACCAAAGTTAAAGGAACATTTCCACCTACCAAGCGTGAGCGAGGTTGGACCGGGTATGTTGAGAAGGATACTGCAGGACAAACTAATATTTATTCAGTTGAG CCTGCAGTTTATGTAGCAGAAAGTGTAATCAGCTCAGGAACTGCAGGTTCTTCTGCTGATGGAGCAGAGAACACAGCAGCAGTGGCAGCAGGCTTTGCTCTCATCGCAGTGGCTGCAGCATCATCTGTATTGCTTCAAATAGGGAAGAACCCACCACCTCAGATTCAGGCAGCAGATTACTCTGGACCATCTCTCAGTTACTATGCTAACAAGTTGAAGCCCCCAGAAATAGTGGAAGCTTCAGCCACTGCAGAAACCGAAATTTCAACATCTGCAGAACCCGAAGTTTCAACATCTACAGAACCAGAAAGCTCTGCGCCTGAAGTTTTAGATGTTCAGGTTGCACCTGCAGACCAAGAAAACACAGCTGTAGAAGTTCCCATTGGAAACCAGTTGGATGCTCCGAGTCTTGATTCCGTCATTTCCTAG
- the LOC141668757 gene encoding uncharacterized protein LOC141668757 isoform X2 produces the protein MFSSAPSMSSYTSGFGSRVGFGQRFDPNVSSTGSSGPQYTFGQASSIFGSAPSSGGTSAGLFGGSSFGQSSNIFGSSPNNSGTSTGIFGGSSFGQSNFFGSAPNNGGTSTGVFGGSSFGQSSNRFGSTPNSGGTLMGVFRQTGSSSSFGQSGSTFSTFGSVPNNGGTSTGVFGQTPSSIPFSQCRNIFGFVSNNGGKSLGIFGQTASSGSFGQNSNFFRSVPSNGGTSAGVFGQTASSSSFGQKNNIFGSVPSSGGTSMGLLGTAVSSTPFGFQVSSVPASGGTSMGVLGGTVSPFSSASIATSSSPILWSSSTASTAFSQVPASITSSSSGFASGCMTSTGQATVPWDKSSLSGANTFSFGTQMFGEKRGSKVTSYTKTTNLDDGERKMIVSISAMPAYKDNSHEELKWEDHHQFKSGGGAVPACVQANDFRNPFSRANSTFPSPMTPSVSSNPFPIAVTPPSSRHHSFPNPFSTTVTIPSLVPPSAPSNPVYTTVTTPSPDATQSFIAPFSPLISPNPFLNKSWNGPYTSETQPVSILESNEFPFTSGLLTPTTPQYPTVNCTSSSYPCSTVAAPLTVSLPCTASLDTASLPAPFWPSQSSLMGGLSCGFDACKGVAGRSTLIQPLPSQNTEVKQSPIPSPFKTPSAVPQMLTAPPVRYGISSIPVCDKPAPARSPSLLNIRHSSYHRQRWLPIQKYNPKIDGPKVAFFDNAQKTPSTARKEVPLLPRSNPRAYISGLYEELNPRVNFNKTSFEKNSSTNTYENGISSETDAAEHNCDTDSVRGDHPIKKEISLNVYQLMPKLKHGDYFFEPRVEELAIKESYEPGFCSHVKGFVVGRKGYGSIKFLEETDVREFDLESYIEFRNREVIVYMDESKKPPVGQGLNKAAEITLCNIKVVDKKTGKQYVNGLNVDKFKEKLIKKTEEQGAEFVSYNPVQGEWKFRVKHF, from the exons ATGTTTTCTTCTGCTC CTTCAATGAGTTCGTATACCAGTGGCTTTGGATCCCGAGTTGGATTTGGACAAAGGTTTGATCCAAATGTGTCATCTACTGGTTCATCTGGACCCCAATACACATTTGGCCAAGCTAGCAGTATTTTTGGGTCTGCTCCCAGTAGTGGTGGAACGTCAGCGGGCTTATTTGGAGGAAGCTCATTTGGCCAAAGCAGCAATATTTTTGGGTCTTCTCCCAATAACAGTGGAACATCAACAGGCATATTTGGAGGAAGCTCATTTGGCCAAAGCAATTTTTTTGGGTCTGCTCCTAATAATGGTGGAACTTCAACAGGTGTATTTGGGGGAAGCTCATTTGGCCAAAGTAGCAATCGTTTTGGGTCTACTCCCAATAGTGGTGGAACTTTAATGGGCGTATTCAGGCAAACAGGGTCTAGCAGTTCATTTGGTCAAAGTGGCAGTACTTTTAGTACTTTTGGATCTGTTCCCAATAATGGTGGAACATCAACAGGCGTATTCGGGCAAACACCATCTAGCATTCCATTTAGCCAATGTAGAAATATTTTTGGGTTTGTTTCCAATAATGGTGGAAAATCACTCGGCATTTTTGGGCAAACAGCATCTAGCGGCTCATTTGGCCAAAATAGCAATTTTTTTAGGTCTGTTCCTAGTAATGGTGGAACATCTGCGGGTGTATTTGGGCAAACAGCATCTAGCAGTTCATTTGgccaaaaaaataatatttttgggTCTGTTCCCAGCAGTGGTGGAACATCAATGGGTTTATTAGGGACAGCCGTGTCTAGCACCCCATTTGGATTCCAAGTTAGTTCTGTCCCCGCTAGTGGTGGAACTTCAATGGGTGTATTGGGAGGAACTGTATCTCCCTTCTCTTCTGCGTCAATAGCAACTTCATCGTCTCCTATTTTATGGAGTTCTTCAACAG CATCTACCGCATTTTCTCAGGTTCCTGCCTCGATTACGTCAAGTTCGTCAGGGTTTGCTTCTGGTTGCATGACATCTACTGGCCAAGCAACTGTGCCATGGGATAAAAGCAGTTTATCTGGAGCTAATACATTTTCGTTTGGAACCCAGATGTTTGGTGAGAAACGAGGAAGTAAAGTAACATCTTATACTAAAACTACTAATTTGGATGATGGTGAACGAAAAATGATTGTGTCCATCTCTGCCATGCCTGCTTATAAAGATAATAGCCATGAAGAGTTGAAGTGGGAAGACCATCATCAGTTTAAATCTGGAG GTGGAGCTGTTCCTGCCTGTGTACAGGCAAATGATTTCAGAAATCCTTTTTCTAGAGCTAATAGCACATTTCCGAGTCCTATGACTCCCTCTGTCTCATCCAATCCATTTCCAATAGCAGTGACACCCCCTTCAAGTAGACATCACTCATTTCCAAATCCATTTTCTACGACAGTGACAATCCCTTCTCTTGTACCTCCTTCAGCCCCATCCAATCCAGTTTACACAACAGTGACAACCCCTTCTCCTGATGCTACACAATCTTTTATAGCTCCCTTTAGCCCACTGATCAGTCCTAATCCATTTTTAAACAAGTCATGGAATGGGCCTTACACTTCAGAAACCCAACCTGTCTCCATACTTGAATCCAATGAATTTCCATTTACCTCTGGTCTACTGACCCCAACCACACCTCAATATCCCACAGTTAACTGCACCTCATCTTCATATCCGTGCAGTACTGTTGCAGCACCACTCACTGTATCTTTACCTTGTACGGCTTCTCTAGATACAGCTTCTTTGCCCGCTCCTTTTTGGCCATCACAAAGTAGTCTGATGGGAG GGTTAAGCTGCGGCTTTGATGCTTGCAAAGGAGTTGCCGGACGGTCTACTTTAATTCAGCC GTTGCCGTCTCAGAATACGGAGGTCAAGCAATCACCTATCCCTAGCCCTTTTAAAACACCATCTGCAGTTCCCCAGATGTTGACTGCACCACCAGTAAGATATGGCATTTCTAGTATACCT GTCTGTGACAAGCCTGCTCCTGCAAGAAGCCCATCCTTGCTGAATATCAGGCACTCGTCATACCACAGACAAAGATGGCTGCCAATACAAAAATATAATCCTAAAATTGATGGTCCAAAG GTGGCATTTTTCGATAATGCTCAAAAGACTCCTTCCACTGCCAGAAAGGAGGTTCCACTTCTGCCTAGGAGCAATCCAAGAGCTTATATTTCTGGTCTCTATGAAGAGTTGAATCCAAGGGTTAACTTCAATAAGACATCCTTTGAGAAGAATTCATCCACTAATACCTACGAAAATG GAATTTCTAGTGAAACGGATGCTGCTGAACATAACTGTGACACCGATTCCGTTCGTGGCGATCATCCAATCAAAAAGGAAATTTCTTTAAATGTTTATCAGCTGATGCCGAAGCTCAAACACGGTGACTACTTCTTTGAGCCACGAGTGGAGGAATTGGCAATCAAAGAAAGCTATGAACCAGGGTTCTGCAGCCATGTGAAGGGTTTTGTTGTTGGGCGTAAGGGTTATGGGAGCATCAAGTTCTTAGAAGAGACAGATGTGCGGGAGTTTGATCTTGAATCTTACATAGAGTTCAGAAATCGCGAGGTAATTGTTTACATGGATGAAAGCAAGAAACCGCCAGTCGGGCAAGGCTTGAACAAAGCGGCAGAGATAACTCTATGCAACATAAAGGTTGTTGATAAAAAAACTGGGAAACAGTATGTAAACGGGCTAAATGTTGACAAGTTCAAAGAGAAGCTGATAAAGAAGACAGAAGAACAAGGTGCAGAGTTTGTGTCATATAATCCAGTTCAGGGGGAGTGGAAATTTAGAGTTAAGCATTTCTAG
- the LOC141668757 gene encoding uncharacterized protein LOC141668757 isoform X1 has protein sequence MFSSAPSMSSYTSGFGSRVGFGQRFDPNVSSTGSSGPQYTFGQASSIFGSAPSSGGTSAGLFGGSSFGQSSNIFGSSPNNSGTSTGIFGGSSFGQSNFFGSAPNNGGTSTGVFGGSSFGQSSNRFGSTPNSGGTLMGVFRQTGSSSSFGQSGSTFSTFGSVPNNGGTSTGVFGQTPSSIPFSQCRNIFGFVSNNGGKSLGIFGQTASSGSFGQNSNFFRSVPSNGGTSAGVFGQTASSSSFGQKNNIFGSVPSSGGTSMGLLGTAVSSTPFGFQVSSVPASGGTSMGVLGGTVSPFSSASIATSSSPILWSSSTASTAFSQVPASITSSSSGFASGCMTSTGQATVPWDKSSLSGANTFSFGTQMFGEKRGSKVTSYTKTTNLDDGERKMIVSISAMPAYKDNSHEELKWEDHHQFKSGGGAVPACVQANDFRNPFSRANSTFPSPMTPSVSSNPFPIAVTPPSSRHHSFPNPFSTTVTIPSLVPPSAPSNPVYTTVTTPSPDATQSFIAPFSPLISPNPFLNKSWNGPYTSETQPVSILESNEFPFTSGLLTPTTPQYPTVNCTSSSYPCSTVAAPLTVSLPCTASLDTASLPAPFWPSQSSLMGGLSCGFDACKGVAGRSTLIQPLPSQNTEVKQSPIPSPFKTPSAVPQMLTAPPVRYGISSIPVCDKPAPARSPSLLNIRHSSYHRQRWLPIQKYNPKIDGPKVAFFDNAQKTPSTARKEVPLLPRSNPRAYISGLYEELNPRVNFNKTSFEKNSSTNTYENGEVELSSEPNQISSLNQDKDGISSETDAAEHNCDTDSVRGDHPIKKEISLNVYQLMPKLKHGDYFFEPRVEELAIKESYEPGFCSHVKGFVVGRKGYGSIKFLEETDVREFDLESYIEFRNREVIVYMDESKKPPVGQGLNKAAEITLCNIKVVDKKTGKQYVNGLNVDKFKEKLIKKTEEQGAEFVSYNPVQGEWKFRVKHF, from the exons ATGTTTTCTTCTGCTC CTTCAATGAGTTCGTATACCAGTGGCTTTGGATCCCGAGTTGGATTTGGACAAAGGTTTGATCCAAATGTGTCATCTACTGGTTCATCTGGACCCCAATACACATTTGGCCAAGCTAGCAGTATTTTTGGGTCTGCTCCCAGTAGTGGTGGAACGTCAGCGGGCTTATTTGGAGGAAGCTCATTTGGCCAAAGCAGCAATATTTTTGGGTCTTCTCCCAATAACAGTGGAACATCAACAGGCATATTTGGAGGAAGCTCATTTGGCCAAAGCAATTTTTTTGGGTCTGCTCCTAATAATGGTGGAACTTCAACAGGTGTATTTGGGGGAAGCTCATTTGGCCAAAGTAGCAATCGTTTTGGGTCTACTCCCAATAGTGGTGGAACTTTAATGGGCGTATTCAGGCAAACAGGGTCTAGCAGTTCATTTGGTCAAAGTGGCAGTACTTTTAGTACTTTTGGATCTGTTCCCAATAATGGTGGAACATCAACAGGCGTATTCGGGCAAACACCATCTAGCATTCCATTTAGCCAATGTAGAAATATTTTTGGGTTTGTTTCCAATAATGGTGGAAAATCACTCGGCATTTTTGGGCAAACAGCATCTAGCGGCTCATTTGGCCAAAATAGCAATTTTTTTAGGTCTGTTCCTAGTAATGGTGGAACATCTGCGGGTGTATTTGGGCAAACAGCATCTAGCAGTTCATTTGgccaaaaaaataatatttttgggTCTGTTCCCAGCAGTGGTGGAACATCAATGGGTTTATTAGGGACAGCCGTGTCTAGCACCCCATTTGGATTCCAAGTTAGTTCTGTCCCCGCTAGTGGTGGAACTTCAATGGGTGTATTGGGAGGAACTGTATCTCCCTTCTCTTCTGCGTCAATAGCAACTTCATCGTCTCCTATTTTATGGAGTTCTTCAACAG CATCTACCGCATTTTCTCAGGTTCCTGCCTCGATTACGTCAAGTTCGTCAGGGTTTGCTTCTGGTTGCATGACATCTACTGGCCAAGCAACTGTGCCATGGGATAAAAGCAGTTTATCTGGAGCTAATACATTTTCGTTTGGAACCCAGATGTTTGGTGAGAAACGAGGAAGTAAAGTAACATCTTATACTAAAACTACTAATTTGGATGATGGTGAACGAAAAATGATTGTGTCCATCTCTGCCATGCCTGCTTATAAAGATAATAGCCATGAAGAGTTGAAGTGGGAAGACCATCATCAGTTTAAATCTGGAG GTGGAGCTGTTCCTGCCTGTGTACAGGCAAATGATTTCAGAAATCCTTTTTCTAGAGCTAATAGCACATTTCCGAGTCCTATGACTCCCTCTGTCTCATCCAATCCATTTCCAATAGCAGTGACACCCCCTTCAAGTAGACATCACTCATTTCCAAATCCATTTTCTACGACAGTGACAATCCCTTCTCTTGTACCTCCTTCAGCCCCATCCAATCCAGTTTACACAACAGTGACAACCCCTTCTCCTGATGCTACACAATCTTTTATAGCTCCCTTTAGCCCACTGATCAGTCCTAATCCATTTTTAAACAAGTCATGGAATGGGCCTTACACTTCAGAAACCCAACCTGTCTCCATACTTGAATCCAATGAATTTCCATTTACCTCTGGTCTACTGACCCCAACCACACCTCAATATCCCACAGTTAACTGCACCTCATCTTCATATCCGTGCAGTACTGTTGCAGCACCACTCACTGTATCTTTACCTTGTACGGCTTCTCTAGATACAGCTTCTTTGCCCGCTCCTTTTTGGCCATCACAAAGTAGTCTGATGGGAG GGTTAAGCTGCGGCTTTGATGCTTGCAAAGGAGTTGCCGGACGGTCTACTTTAATTCAGCC GTTGCCGTCTCAGAATACGGAGGTCAAGCAATCACCTATCCCTAGCCCTTTTAAAACACCATCTGCAGTTCCCCAGATGTTGACTGCACCACCAGTAAGATATGGCATTTCTAGTATACCT GTCTGTGACAAGCCTGCTCCTGCAAGAAGCCCATCCTTGCTGAATATCAGGCACTCGTCATACCACAGACAAAGATGGCTGCCAATACAAAAATATAATCCTAAAATTGATGGTCCAAAG GTGGCATTTTTCGATAATGCTCAAAAGACTCCTTCCACTGCCAGAAAGGAGGTTCCACTTCTGCCTAGGAGCAATCCAAGAGCTTATATTTCTGGTCTCTATGAAGAGTTGAATCCAAGGGTTAACTTCAATAAGACATCCTTTGAGAAGAATTCATCCACTAATACCTACGAAAATG GTGAAGTGGAGTTGTCGTCTGAGCCTAATCAGATTAGTTCCTTAAATCAAGATAAAGATG GAATTTCTAGTGAAACGGATGCTGCTGAACATAACTGTGACACCGATTCCGTTCGTGGCGATCATCCAATCAAAAAGGAAATTTCTTTAAATGTTTATCAGCTGATGCCGAAGCTCAAACACGGTGACTACTTCTTTGAGCCACGAGTGGAGGAATTGGCAATCAAAGAAAGCTATGAACCAGGGTTCTGCAGCCATGTGAAGGGTTTTGTTGTTGGGCGTAAGGGTTATGGGAGCATCAAGTTCTTAGAAGAGACAGATGTGCGGGAGTTTGATCTTGAATCTTACATAGAGTTCAGAAATCGCGAGGTAATTGTTTACATGGATGAAAGCAAGAAACCGCCAGTCGGGCAAGGCTTGAACAAAGCGGCAGAGATAACTCTATGCAACATAAAGGTTGTTGATAAAAAAACTGGGAAACAGTATGTAAACGGGCTAAATGTTGACAAGTTCAAAGAGAAGCTGATAAAGAAGACAGAAGAACAAGGTGCAGAGTTTGTGTCATATAATCCAGTTCAGGGGGAGTGGAAATTTAGAGTTAAGCATTTCTAG